In Sphingomonas psychrotolerans, the following proteins share a genomic window:
- the dinB gene encoding DNA polymerase IV gives MSNPPARKIIHIDMDAFYASVEQRDAPELRGRPVAVGYAAARGVVAAASYEARTFGVRSALPSVTALRRCPELVFVKPQFEVYKAVSKQIHAIFADYTELIQPLSLDEAYLDVTANRRGIETAWATAKEIRARILEETKLTASAGISYNKFLAKLASDQRKPNGQFAVTPEMGAAWVETLPVGRFHGVGPVTAAKMKRLGIETGADLRDKSLDFLRAHFGSAAEWYHAIARGEDERPVNPSRERKSSGSETTFDRDLTEPAEIEAGALRMADEVWDWCDKAQAFGRTVTVKIKFGDFKLITRSKSFASAVRTQAALRTASRELIGLVLPPEKGIRLVGVTVSNFETEAGPADALPLFGVDVDAA, from the coding sequence GTGAGCAACCCGCCTGCCCGGAAAATCATCCACATCGACATGGACGCCTTTTATGCGTCGGTCGAGCAACGCGATGCGCCCGAATTGCGGGGGCGCCCGGTGGCAGTGGGCTATGCCGCGGCGCGCGGGGTGGTGGCGGCGGCGAGCTATGAAGCGCGGACATTCGGCGTGCGATCCGCGCTGCCTTCGGTGACGGCGCTCAGGCGCTGCCCCGAGCTGGTCTTCGTCAAGCCGCAGTTCGAGGTGTACAAGGCGGTGTCGAAACAGATCCACGCGATCTTCGCCGACTATACCGAGCTGATCCAGCCGCTGTCGCTCGACGAGGCCTATCTCGACGTAACCGCCAACCGCCGCGGGATCGAAACGGCTTGGGCAACCGCGAAAGAGATCCGTGCGCGAATTCTCGAGGAGACCAAGCTCACTGCCTCGGCGGGGATTTCGTACAACAAGTTCCTCGCCAAGCTCGCCTCGGACCAGCGCAAGCCCAATGGCCAGTTCGCCGTGACTCCCGAGATGGGCGCGGCATGGGTGGAGACGCTGCCGGTGGGGCGCTTCCACGGCGTGGGGCCGGTAACCGCGGCCAAGATGAAGCGGCTGGGGATCGAGACCGGAGCGGATTTGCGTGACAAGTCGCTCGATTTCCTGCGCGCGCATTTCGGCAGCGCGGCCGAATGGTATCACGCCATTGCGCGCGGCGAGGACGAGCGGCCGGTGAACCCGTCGCGCGAGCGCAAATCCTCAGGATCCGAAACCACTTTCGACCGCGATCTGACCGAGCCGGCCGAGATCGAGGCGGGCGCGCTGCGCATGGCCGATGAGGTCTGGGACTGGTGCGACAAGGCGCAGGCGTTCGGGCGCACGGTGACGGTGAAGATCAAGTTCGGCGACTTCAAGCTGATCACGCGGAGCAAGAGCTTCGCGTCGGCGGTCCGCACCCAGGCGGCGCTACGCACGGCGAGCCGCGAACTGATCGGACTGGTGCTGCCGCCGGAGAAAGGAATCCGGCTGGTGGGGGTTACGGTGTCGAACTTCGAGACCGAGGCCGGGCCAGCCGATGCGCTGCCGCTGTTCGGCGTGGACGTGGACGCGGCCTAG
- a CDS encoding OmpA family protein has protein sequence MQFQKQAFRALAASAAILATCSPAIAQQRNWDWSGGRAGDREYRLVGAGVPLLHRELRNTNRGRAFVMRNFDTNRDGRINRREAERANRVFIEIARPSRGGFDWSSRDEVVVVPDRGGDWDRGAMRNYRFRQTPLGATMTLQEDVLFRTDSADLRQGAIEKLRPLAGYLRANSGVRVAIIGHTDSRGSDAHNQVLSERRADSVRSAFDEMGVTRARFRVEGHGEREPVATNNTPEGMRLNRRVEVTLLGQRADRFDRDN, from the coding sequence ATGCAGTTTCAGAAACAGGCGTTTCGCGCCCTCGCCGCTTCGGCAGCGATCCTCGCCACTTGCAGCCCGGCAATCGCGCAGCAGCGAAACTGGGATTGGAGCGGCGGTCGCGCAGGTGACCGGGAATATCGGCTGGTCGGCGCCGGTGTGCCCCTGCTCCACCGCGAGTTGCGCAATACCAATCGTGGCCGCGCCTTCGTCATGCGCAATTTCGACACCAATCGCGACGGCCGGATCAATCGCCGCGAAGCCGAGCGGGCCAACCGGGTGTTCATCGAGATCGCGCGCCCGAGCCGCGGCGGATTCGACTGGTCGTCGCGCGACGAAGTCGTCGTAGTTCCCGATCGCGGCGGCGACTGGGACCGCGGCGCGATGCGCAACTACCGCTTTCGCCAGACCCCGCTCGGCGCAACGATGACGCTGCAGGAAGACGTGCTCTTCCGGACCGACAGCGCCGATCTGCGCCAGGGCGCGATCGAAAAGCTGCGGCCGCTCGCAGGCTATCTTCGCGCCAATTCCGGCGTCCGCGTCGCGATCATCGGCCATACCGATTCGCGCGGCAGCGACGCGCACAACCAGGTCTTGTCGGAGCGCCGCGCCGATAGCGTGCGATCCGCGTTCGACGAAATGGGTGTGACTCGCGCGCGGTTCCGCGTCGAGGGGCATGGCGAGCGCGAGCCGGTCGCCACCAACAATACGCCCGAGGGGATGCGCCTCAACCGCCGCGTCGAGGTTACGCTGCTGGGCCAGCGCGCCGACCGTTTCGATCGCGACAACTGA
- the nadC gene encoding carboxylating nicotinate-nucleotide diphosphorylase, with translation MPFTLDHFDLHAFVRATLAEDLGTAGDITSAAVIPADAVFEGVMDSRDAITVAGLPIAEAFFRALDPTVEIESLVEDGQSVPAGTDLLRLRGKARAMLTAERSALNTVQHLSGIATLTRAYVDAIGGTGATLLDTRKTIPGLRVLEKYATRMGGAQNHRMGLWDAAMIKDNHVGVAGSIGEAVRRAVAAGIDRIIVEVDRIDQIAPALEAGGTHLLLDNMAPAMLREAVALVAGRVPTEASGGVRLDTIGAIAASGVTYVSVGRLTQSAPAADIGLDFTTACARLAM, from the coding sequence ATGCCCTTCACCCTCGACCATTTCGACCTCCATGCCTTCGTCCGTGCCACGCTAGCCGAGGATCTCGGCACCGCCGGCGATATCACTTCCGCTGCGGTCATCCCTGCCGACGCGGTCTTCGAAGGCGTCATGGACAGCCGTGACGCGATCACGGTTGCCGGGTTGCCGATCGCTGAAGCGTTCTTCCGCGCGCTCGACCCGACAGTGGAGATTGAATCGCTGGTCGAGGACGGACAAAGCGTGCCTGCCGGCACCGACCTTCTCCGGCTCCGTGGCAAGGCCCGCGCGATGCTCACCGCCGAGCGCTCGGCGCTCAACACCGTCCAGCATCTCTCGGGCATCGCCACGCTCACCCGCGCCTATGTCGATGCGATCGGCGGCACCGGTGCGACCTTGCTCGACACGCGCAAGACCATCCCCGGCCTGCGCGTGCTCGAGAAGTATGCCACCCGCATGGGCGGCGCGCAGAACCACCGGATGGGGCTGTGGGACGCGGCGATGATCAAGGACAATCATGTCGGCGTCGCGGGCTCGATCGGCGAGGCGGTGCGCCGCGCGGTCGCCGCGGGGATCGATCGCATCATCGTCGAGGTCGATCGCATCGACCAGATCGCGCCCGCGCTCGAAGCCGGCGGCACCCATCTGCTGCTCGACAACATGGCTCCTGCGATGCTTCGCGAGGCCGTCGCTTTGGTCGCGGGCAGGGTGCCGACCGAGGCGTCGGGTGGCGTCCGCCTCGACACGATCGGCGCGATCGCGGCCAGCGGCGTCACTTATGTCAGCGTCGGTCGCCTGACCCAGTCGGCGCCGGCCGCCGATATCGGACTGGACTTCACCACCGCCTGCGCACGGCTTGCAATGTAG
- a CDS encoding DUF4112 domain-containing protein: protein MATGWGAAAKDLPLGKDPAHIRRRIEAMEHLLERSFTIPGTRFPVGLDVVLDLIPGIGTTVAAAMGAYMAWEARNLGMSKTQIARMAGNVGFDWALGMIPWVGAIPDLFFRSNSRNLKIIRKHLDKHHPASVTIEQPPKG from the coding sequence ATGGCAACGGGATGGGGCGCGGCGGCGAAGGATCTGCCGCTGGGCAAGGATCCCGCGCATATCCGCCGCCGGATCGAGGCGATGGAGCATCTGCTCGAGCGCAGCTTCACCATTCCCGGCACGCGCTTTCCGGTCGGTCTCGACGTAGTGCTCGATCTCATCCCCGGGATCGGCACCACCGTCGCCGCGGCGATGGGCGCCTATATGGCGTGGGAAGCGCGCAATCTGGGCATGTCGAAGACGCAGATCGCGCGGATGGCGGGCAATGTCGGCTTCGACTGGGCGCTTGGTATGATCCCGTGGGTCGGCGCGATTCCCGATCTGTTTTTCCGCTCGAACTCGCGCAATCTGAAAATCATCAGGAAGCATCTCGACAAGCATCACCCGGCGAGCGTGACCATCGAGCAGCCGCCAAAGGGATGA
- a CDS encoding ABC transporter substrate-binding protein, with the protein MQRSTLLVVLLGLALAAEGCSTGQRKDDAPVVVSVIGGETKLADPSAGQLDSTERVLMGATAQGLVRFDATGQIEAALAERWIVIDDGRSYIFRLRESYWPDGAPVTAAQVVRVLRRAAAPGSRNALAPFLAVVDEIVEMTPTVIEVRLKRPRPDLLKLFAQPELAVFRTGTLDGSGPFRAQSRARGVLLSPVPDPGTGKAAPEPEETVHLLGERAALALARFKARESDLILGGSFTDWPIVAQAEIAPANLHVEQPLGLFGLAVLQREGFLAEASNRAAIAMAIDRAALTQAVRPEWTPLETILPSQLDSAAPPVRPDWAPLALDARQQTARDRVAAWRRAHPEPLTLRIALPSGPGATLVWAHLAEAMLRIGITPQRVGPADSADLRLIDAIAPYDSGRWFVQTACVACSEQAGALIAAGREAADLPARAQRIAEADAALTADGAWIPIAQPLRWSLVALRLGAWQGNTRGWHPLNHLRNETE; encoded by the coding sequence ATGCAGCGATCGACTCTCCTTGTTGTTCTGCTTGGCCTCGCGCTGGCGGCGGAAGGATGCAGCACCGGCCAGCGCAAGGACGACGCCCCCGTGGTGGTCAGCGTCATCGGCGGCGAGACGAAACTGGCCGATCCCAGCGCCGGACAGCTCGACTCCACCGAACGCGTGCTGATGGGCGCGACCGCGCAAGGGCTTGTGCGGTTCGACGCCACTGGGCAGATCGAGGCGGCGCTAGCCGAGCGCTGGATCGTCATCGACGACGGGCGCAGCTATATTTTCCGCCTGCGCGAGAGTTATTGGCCAGACGGTGCGCCGGTCACCGCGGCGCAAGTCGTGCGCGTGCTCCGGCGGGCCGCGGCCCCGGGCAGCCGCAACGCCCTCGCGCCGTTCCTCGCGGTCGTCGACGAGATCGTCGAGATGACCCCGACGGTGATCGAAGTGCGGCTGAAGCGGCCGCGGCCCGATCTGCTCAAGCTGTTCGCCCAGCCCGAGCTGGCGGTGTTCCGCACCGGCACGCTCGACGGCAGCGGCCCCTTCCGCGCCCAGTCGAGGGCGCGGGGCGTGCTGCTGAGCCCCGTACCGGACCCAGGCACCGGCAAGGCTGCGCCCGAACCGGAGGAAACCGTACACCTGCTGGGCGAACGCGCCGCGCTGGCGCTCGCACGGTTCAAGGCTCGCGAATCCGACCTGATCCTCGGCGGGAGCTTCACCGACTGGCCGATCGTGGCCCAGGCCGAGATCGCGCCCGCCAATCTCCACGTCGAGCAGCCGCTGGGGCTGTTCGGTCTCGCAGTGCTCCAACGCGAAGGCTTCCTTGCCGAAGCGAGCAATCGGGCTGCCATCGCCATGGCGATCGACCGGGCGGCGCTCACTCAGGCGGTGCGTCCCGAATGGACGCCGCTGGAGACGATATTGCCGAGCCAGCTCGACTCCGCCGCGCCACCCGTCCGACCCGATTGGGCGCCGCTCGCGCTCGATGCGCGACAGCAGACGGCGCGCGATCGAGTGGCGGCGTGGCGGCGGGCGCATCCCGAGCCGTTGACGCTGCGGATCGCCCTCCCCTCGGGCCCCGGCGCGACTCTGGTCTGGGCGCATCTCGCCGAGGCGATGCTGCGGATCGGCATCACGCCGCAGCGCGTCGGCCCGGCCGACTCTGCCGATCTGCGGCTGATCGACGCGATCGCGCCCTATGATAGCGGCCGCTGGTTCGTGCAGACGGCGTGCGTCGCCTGCTCGGAGCAGGCCGGGGCGCTGATTGCCGCGGGACGCGAGGCAGCCGATCTGCCGGCACGCGCGCAGCGGATCGCCGAAGCCGACGCGGCATTGACCGCCGATGGCGCCTGGATCCCGATCGCGCAGCCACTGCGCTGGTCGCTGGTCGCGCTGCGGCTCGGGGCATGGCAGGGGAACACGCGCGGCTGGCACCCGTTGAATCACCTGCGAAACGAGACGGAGTGA
- a CDS encoding HU family DNA-binding protein produces MIRSELVQLLVDDNPGLSAREVEKIVSVFFDDIVGRLTEDGRVELRGFGAFSTRARDGRTGRNPRTGETVDVAPKRVPYFKPGKEMRVRLNV; encoded by the coding sequence ATGATCCGTTCGGAACTCGTGCAATTGTTGGTGGATGACAATCCCGGCCTGTCGGCACGCGAGGTCGAGAAGATCGTCTCGGTCTTCTTCGATGACATTGTCGGCCGCCTGACCGAGGATGGCCGCGTCGAGCTGCGCGGCTTCGGCGCCTTCTCCACCCGCGCGCGCGACGGTCGCACTGGCCGCAATCCGCGGACCGGGGAAACCGTCGACGTCGCGCCCAAGCGCGTGCCCTATTTCAAGCCCGGCAAGGAAATGCGCGTTCGCCTCAACGTCTGA
- the rpsA gene encoding 30S ribosomal protein S1, giving the protein MATTANPSRDDFAALLEQTLGGAESFEGRVVIGTVTGIENDLAVIDVGLKSEGRVPLREFAAPGQKADLKVGDEVQVYVDRVENANGEAMLSRDRARREAAWDTLETEFAKTARVEGVIFGRVKGGFTVDLSGAVAFLPGSQVDIRPVRDVTPLMDIPQPFQILKMDRKRGNIVVSRRAVLEETRAEQRSGLIQSLAEGQVIDGVVKNITDYGAFVDLGGIDGLLHVTDLSYKRVNHPSEVLNIGDTVKVQIIRINRDTQRISLGMKQLESDPWDGAAEKYPVGAKLTGRVTNITEYGAFVELEAGIEGLVHVSEMSWTKKNVHPGKIVSTSQEVDVVVLEVDAEKRRISLGLKQAISNPWEAFAAAHPVGSEVEGEVKNATEFGLFIGLDNDVDGMVHMSDIAWGISGEDALNLHRKGETVKAIVLAIEPDKERISLGMKQLERGGPSAAVVAGEGDKLNKNQVVTVTVLEVRDAGLEVQVGEDGATGFIKRTDLGRDRDEQRPERFQVAQKFDAMVTGFDRSKKPTFSVKAMQIAEEKQAVQQYGSSDSGASLGDILGEALKARNNEKN; this is encoded by the coding sequence ATGGCCACTACGGCAAACCCCAGCCGCGACGATTTCGCGGCGCTCCTCGAACAAACTCTCGGTGGCGCAGAAAGCTTTGAAGGCCGCGTCGTCATCGGCACCGTCACCGGCATCGAAAACGACCTCGCGGTCATCGACGTCGGCCTGAAGTCCGAAGGCCGCGTGCCGCTGCGCGAATTCGCAGCGCCAGGCCAGAAGGCCGATCTCAAGGTCGGCGACGAAGTCCAAGTTTATGTCGACCGCGTCGAGAATGCGAACGGCGAAGCAATGCTCAGCCGCGACCGCGCCCGCCGCGAAGCCGCCTGGGACACGCTCGAAACCGAATTCGCCAAGACCGCACGCGTCGAGGGCGTCATCTTCGGCCGCGTCAAGGGCGGCTTCACTGTCGACCTTTCGGGCGCGGTGGCCTTCCTCCCCGGTTCGCAAGTCGATATCCGTCCGGTGCGCGACGTCACGCCGCTGATGGACATCCCCCAGCCCTTCCAGATCCTCAAGATGGACCGCAAGCGCGGCAACATCGTCGTGTCGCGTCGCGCGGTGCTTGAGGAAACCCGCGCCGAGCAGCGTTCGGGCCTGATCCAGTCGCTGGCCGAAGGCCAGGTGATCGACGGCGTCGTCAAGAACATCACCGATTACGGTGCGTTCGTCGACCTGGGCGGCATCGACGGCCTGCTCCACGTCACCGACCTCAGCTACAAGCGCGTCAATCACCCGAGCGAAGTGCTCAACATCGGTGACACGGTGAAGGTGCAGATCATCCGCATCAACCGCGACACGCAGCGCATCAGCCTCGGCATGAAGCAGCTCGAGAGCGATCCGTGGGATGGCGCCGCAGAAAAGTATCCGGTCGGCGCGAAGCTCACCGGCCGCGTGACCAACATCACCGAGTACGGCGCGTTCGTCGAGCTCGAAGCGGGCATCGAGGGCCTCGTCCACGTCTCCGAGATGAGCTGGACCAAGAAGAACGTCCATCCGGGCAAGATCGTCTCGACTTCGCAGGAAGTCGACGTGGTCGTCCTCGAGGTCGACGCCGAGAAGCGCCGCATCTCGCTGGGCCTCAAGCAGGCGATCTCGAACCCGTGGGAGGCCTTCGCGGCAGCTCATCCGGTCGGCAGCGAAGTCGAAGGCGAAGTCAAGAACGCCACCGAGTTCGGCCTGTTCATCGGCCTCGACAACGACGTCGACGGCATGGTCCACATGTCGGACATCGCCTGGGGTATCTCGGGCGAGGACGCGCTCAACCTGCATCGCAAGGGCGAGACCGTTAAAGCGATCGTGCTCGCGATCGAGCCCGACAAGGAGCGCATCAGCCTCGGCATGAAGCAGCTCGAGCGCGGCGGTCCTTCGGCGGCCGTGGTGGCTGGCGAAGGCGACAAGCTCAACAAGAACCAAGTGGTCACCGTCACCGTTCTCGAAGTCCGCGACGCGGGCCTTGAGGTTCAGGTCGGCGAAGACGGCGCGACGGGCTTCATCAAGCGGACCGATCTCGGCCGCGACCGCGACGAGCAGCGCCCCGAGCGCTTCCAGGTCGCGCAGAAGTTTGACGCGATGGTCACCGGTTTCGATCGTTCGAAGAAGCCGACCTTCTCGGTCAAGGCGATGCAGATCGCCGAAGAGAAGCAAGCCGTTCAGCAATATGGCTCGTCCGACTCGGGCGCGTCGCTGGGCGACATTCTCGGCGAGGCCCTCAAGGCCCGCAACAACGAGAAGAACTGA
- a CDS encoding (d)CMP kinase, with protein MIIAVDGPAASGKGTIARALARHYNLPHLDTGLLYRAVAATLLRAGLEPASEADAVASCGFEDELLGDPWLRTDEVGRLASVVSAHPPVRAALLERQRNFARQPGGAVLDGRDIGTVIAPDAEVKLFVKATPTIRAQRRHLELRKQGADTSLDKVLADIRTRDERDSQRSEAPMRQAEDAAVLDTSFLSIDAAVQRAIALVEQRTRAGG; from the coding sequence ATGATCATCGCCGTCGACGGACCGGCTGCTTCGGGCAAGGGCACCATCGCCCGCGCACTGGCGCGCCACTATAACTTGCCGCACCTCGATACCGGCCTGCTCTATCGCGCCGTTGCGGCGACCTTGTTGCGCGCTGGACTGGAGCCGGCCTCGGAGGCCGATGCGGTCGCTTCCTGCGGGTTCGAGGACGAGTTGCTCGGCGACCCGTGGCTGCGCACCGATGAGGTCGGCAGGCTGGCTTCGGTGGTCTCGGCGCACCCCCCGGTGCGCGCCGCCTTGCTCGAGCGCCAACGCAACTTCGCCCGGCAGCCCGGCGGCGCAGTGCTCGACGGACGCGATATCGGTACGGTGATCGCGCCCGACGCCGAGGTGAAGCTGTTCGTCAAGGCGACCCCGACGATTCGCGCACAACGACGCCACCTCGAACTGCGCAAACAGGGTGCCGACACCAGTCTCGACAAGGTGCTCGCTGACATCCGAACGCGCGACGAGCGCGATTCGCAGCGCTCCGAAGCGCCGATGCGTCAGGCCGAGGATGCAGCCGTGCTCGACACCAGCTTCCTCTCGATCGACGCGGCGGTGCAGCGGGCGATCGCGCTGGTCGAGCAACGGACGCGCGCCGGGGGCTGA
- the aroA gene encoding 3-phosphoshikimate 1-carboxyvinyltransferase — MSHPEPRPLTLSARGPLRGTVTVPGDKSISHRSLMFSALAVGESRIEGLLEGEDVLATAAAMRAMGADVTRDEDGVWRVHGVGVGGLLQPQAALDMGNSGTSTRLLMGLVASHPITATFTGDGSLSGRPMGRVIEPLSRMGADITASPGGRLPLMVRGLNPAVPIEYTLPVASAQVKSAVLLAGLNTPGITRVIEPVPTRDHSERMLRGFGADLRIEDGADGKIISITGEAELKPQHIVVPGDPSSAGFWMVAASIVPGSEILIRNVCMNPTRAGLITALKLMGADISEIDAREMGGEAVADLRVRHAPLSAIEVPPALAPSMIDEYPILFVAAAFAQGRTVARGAHELRVKESDRIATMRIALEAAGVSTIEHEDGLTIEGSGGELLPGAAHIASKLDHRIAMSMAIAGLGARRAITIDDVSPVATSYPGFFGVMESLLVA; from the coding sequence ATGTCGCACCCAGAGCCTCGCCCCCTCACTCTCTCCGCGCGCGGTCCGCTGCGCGGCACCGTCACCGTCCCCGGGGACAAATCGATCAGTCACCGATCGCTGATGTTCTCGGCGCTCGCGGTGGGCGAAAGCCGGATCGAAGGGCTGCTCGAGGGCGAGGATGTGCTTGCCACCGCCGCCGCAATGCGGGCGATGGGGGCGGATGTCACACGCGACGAGGATGGCGTGTGGCGCGTCCACGGCGTCGGCGTCGGCGGCCTGCTCCAGCCGCAAGCGGCGCTCGACATGGGCAATTCGGGAACGTCGACCCGGCTGCTGATGGGGCTGGTGGCCAGCCATCCGATCACTGCGACCTTCACCGGCGATGGGTCGCTTTCGGGGCGCCCGATGGGCCGGGTGATCGAGCCGCTGTCGCGGATGGGCGCCGACATCACAGCCTCGCCCGGCGGGCGGCTGCCGCTGATGGTGCGCGGGCTCAATCCCGCGGTGCCGATCGAATATACCCTCCCCGTCGCATCGGCGCAGGTGAAGTCCGCGGTGCTGCTCGCGGGGCTCAACACGCCCGGCATCACCCGCGTGATCGAGCCGGTGCCGACGCGCGATCATAGCGAGCGGATGCTCCGCGGGTTCGGCGCCGATCTGCGGATCGAGGATGGCGCCGACGGCAAGATCATCTCGATCACGGGCGAGGCCGAGTTGAAGCCCCAGCACATCGTGGTGCCGGGGGACCCCTCCTCCGCCGGCTTCTGGATGGTCGCGGCCTCGATCGTCCCGGGCTCCGAGATCCTGATCCGGAACGTCTGCATGAATCCCACGCGCGCCGGACTGATCACTGCGCTCAAGCTGATGGGCGCCGACATCTCCGAGATCGACGCGCGCGAAATGGGGGGCGAAGCGGTCGCCGATCTGCGCGTGCGCCACGCGCCGCTCAGCGCGATCGAAGTGCCGCCCGCGCTCGCGCCGAGCATGATCGACGAATATCCCATCCTGTTCGTGGCGGCGGCGTTCGCCCAGGGCCGCACCGTCGCGCGCGGCGCGCACGAGCTACGCGTCAAGGAATCGGACCGGATTGCGACGATGCGCATTGCGCTCGAAGCCGCAGGCGTCTCCACCATCGAGCACGAGGACGGGCTGACGATCGAGGGATCGGGGGGCGAACTTCTCCCAGGCGCCGCGCATATCGCCTCGAAGCTCGACCACCGGATCGCGATGAGCATGGCGATCGCCGGGCTCGGCGCCCGGCGCGCGATCACGATTGACGACGTATCGCCGGTCGCCACGAGCTATCCGGGCTTCTTCGGCGTTATGGAATCGCTTCTCGTGGCCTGA
- a CDS encoding TIGR02300 family protein — MVKPEWGTKRACPKCGTRFYDLTKDEPVTCISCSYSWEPEPILKSKQPLPFEAAKASPAKPEAVDSDLGDEDLDIAEDEEPSPDDDVDLGGDDDLGVETNSDEDEQ; from the coding sequence ATGGTGAAGCCGGAATGGGGCACCAAGCGCGCGTGCCCGAAGTGCGGAACGCGCTTCTACGATCTGACCAAGGACGAGCCGGTCACGTGCATCAGCTGCTCCTATTCGTGGGAGCCCGAGCCGATCCTGAAGTCGAAGCAGCCCTTGCCGTTCGAGGCGGCCAAGGCCAGCCCGGCCAAGCCGGAGGCGGTCGACTCCGATCTGGGTGACGAAGATCTGGACATCGCCGAGGACGAAGAGCCGTCCCCCGACGACGATGTCGATCTGGGCGGCGACGACGATCTCGGCGTCGAGACCAACAGCGACGAGGACGAGCAGTAA
- a CDS encoding MucR family transcriptional regulator produces MSEENSLSAVELATELTIAWLGNQNNRVSAEDVPTFLRTMHATVTELAEGAATTDAEDASPVQEFAPAVSVRKSLASRDHILSMIDGKPYRTLRRHLSTHGMTPEDYRRRYNLKPDYPMVAESYSEQRRAMAKKIGLGAKGRAARSQSAPATATPRGRAKSA; encoded by the coding sequence ATGTCGGAAGAAAATAGCCTGAGCGCGGTCGAACTTGCCACCGAGCTGACGATTGCGTGGCTGGGCAATCAGAACAATCGCGTTTCGGCGGAGGATGTGCCGACATTCCTGCGAACGATGCACGCAACGGTAACTGAGCTCGCGGAGGGCGCAGCCACGACCGATGCGGAAGACGCCAGTCCCGTGCAGGAGTTCGCGCCGGCAGTATCGGTGCGCAAGTCGCTCGCATCGCGGGACCACATCCTGTCGATGATCGATGGCAAGCCTTATCGGACGCTGCGTCGCCATCTCTCCACCCACGGCATGACCCCCGAGGATTATCGGCGCCGGTACAATCTCAAGCCCGATTATCCGATGGTCGCCGAGAGCTATTCCGAGCAGCGTCGCGCGATGGCGAAGAAGATCGGCCTCGGTGCCAAGGGGCGCGCTGCCCGCTCGCAGAGCGCTCCCGCGACAGCAACGCCGCGCGGCCGCGCCAAGTCGGCCTGA